Genomic window (Candidatus Gracilibacteria bacterium):
GTATAATACGCTCGTCTTTTATTTCTTTCACTTTTCCTCTATGAGACTTTCTACTCGTGGTTTTACTCTCGTTGAACTCATGATCGTAATCGCGATTATCGGTATCCTTGCTGCTGCTCTCTTCCCGTCAATGACGAATTACCTCAAGCGTTCTCGTGACGCTGCTCGTACTTCGAATTTGAAGGATATCTCTACTGCACTTGGTGCATATTTTTCTGACAAAGAAGAATATCCAAGAGCTGGAGCTAACAACTGTGTCAATTCTGGTTCTACAGGACTTGATACTGTCTATATGCCAAAGGGAGTTCCTGTAGATCCTGTTAATACATCTCGTAATAATGGATGTGGACTTGCTCCAAAAGCTGGATATGGATATGGTTCTGGTACTATGGCTGGAGCCCCAGCATTTACTCTCACCGCGGTTCTCGAGAACCAGAATGGAGGAAACACTGGAGGTGTTGCAACCGCATATATTGGAAACTTTGCTGTTGCAACTCAGTTCTCATTCGAGAAGGGTACTGGTTCTGGTTTCATCATGTCGAACTAGTGAGCTATATCGACAAAAGTACTTTCCAGAAGGAGGGTACTTTTTTTATTTTCCAAGAAAGAGCATATTTGCATTTTTTATTTATAAACTATATATAGAATTTGTCACTAGTATTTTAT
Coding sequences:
- a CDS encoding prepilin-type N-terminal cleavage/methylation domain-containing protein, which gives rise to MRLSTRGFTLVELMIVIAIIGILAAALFPSMTNYLKRSRDAARTSNLKDISTALGAYFSDKEEYPRAGANNCVNSGSTGLDTVYMPKGVPVDPVNTSRNNGCGLAPKAGYGYGSGTMAGAPAFTLTAVLENQNGGNTGGVATAYIGNFAVATQFSFEKGTGSGFIMSN